One genomic segment of Suricata suricatta isolate VVHF042 chromosome 16, meerkat_22Aug2017_6uvM2_HiC, whole genome shotgun sequence includes these proteins:
- the CBLN1 gene encoding cerebellin-1, which produces MNRKIWCLHSTLMCRNVWLKQLLLLGAAWLAGPARGQNETEPIVLEGKCLVVCDSNPTSDPTGTALGISVRSGSAKVAFSAIRSTNHEPSEMSNRTMIIYFDQVLVNIGNNFDSERSTFIAPRKGIYSFNFHVVKVYNRQTIQVSLMLNGWPVISAFAGDQDVTREAASNGVLIQMEKGDRAYLKLERGNLMGGWKYSTFSGFLVFPL; this is translated from the exons ATGAATCGCAAGATTTGGTGTCTACATTCAACGTTGATGTGCAGGAACGTGTGGCTAAAACAA ctgctgctgctgggggcGGCGTGGCTAGCGGGCCCGGCCCGCGGGCAGAATGAGACGGAGCCCATCGTGCTGGAAGGCAAGTGCCTGGTGGTGTGCGACTCCAACCCCACGTCCGATCCCACGGGCACAGCTCTCGGCATCTCTGTGCGCTCCGGCAGCGCCAAGGTGGCTTTCTCTGCCATCAGAAGCACCAACCACGAGCCGTCCGAGATGAGTAATCGCACTATGATCATCTACTTTGACCAG GTACTAGTGAACATCGGGAACAACTTCGATTCAGAACGCAGCACTTTCATCGCCCCGCGCAAAGGGATCTACAGTTTTAACTTCCACGTGGTAAAAGTCTACAACAGACAGACCATTCAG GTAAGCCTCATGTTAAACGGGTGGCCGGTGATTTCAGCCTTTGCTGGTGACCAGGACGTGACCCGGGAGGCCGCCAGCAATGGAGTCCTCATCCAAATGGAGAAAGGCGACCGTGCGTACCTCAAGCTGGAGCGGGGGAACTTGATGGGGGGCTGGAAGTACTCGACCTTCTCCGGCTTCCTGGTCTTTCCTCTCTGA